Proteins encoded within one genomic window of Streptomyces profundus:
- a CDS encoding FAD-binding oxidoreductase has translation MTGTLEALARELPPGAVSTAPDELRRLSRDRSGQRPDAPPLAVVRAASADEVAATLAWASARLIPVVPRGAGTGLAGGATAGAGSVVLDLAGMNRILAIRADDGLAEVEPGVITADLDRAARAVGLRYAPDPASAELSTVGGNIATNAGGLHCVKYGVTGDAVLGLDVVLADGTRLRTGRRTVKGVAGYDLTSLLTGSEGTLAVVVGATLRLLPTPTRTGTAAAYFATPEAAAAACAAVLDAGVRPSVLEFLDGRTLEAIHRLRGGPRPDGQAFVLAQTDGFAADAEIAAVHAVLRRTATRAEFTEEPEAAEALLATRRLALPAVERLGRVLIEDIAVPRSRLAAAVRSISALAERTGVPIFTFAHAGDGNVHPLVLAEGQDEEAVRETVDEIFRLALRLGGTITGEHGVGTLKRAWLEAESGVEALRVQRRIKEALDPLGILNPAKAI, from the coding sequence GTGACCGGGACGCTCGAAGCGCTGGCGCGGGAGCTGCCCCCGGGCGCGGTCTCGACGGCGCCCGACGAGCTGCGCCGCCTGTCGCGGGACCGCTCGGGGCAGCGTCCCGACGCCCCGCCGCTGGCCGTGGTGCGGGCCGCCTCGGCCGACGAGGTGGCGGCCACCCTCGCCTGGGCGAGCGCGCGGCTGATCCCCGTGGTGCCCAGGGGTGCCGGCACGGGGCTGGCCGGCGGCGCGACCGCGGGCGCCGGCAGCGTGGTCCTCGACCTCGCCGGCATGAACCGGATCCTGGCCATCCGCGCCGACGACGGGCTGGCCGAGGTCGAGCCCGGGGTGATCACCGCCGACCTCGACCGGGCCGCCCGCGCGGTGGGCCTGCGCTACGCCCCCGATCCGGCGAGCGCCGAACTCTCCACCGTGGGCGGCAACATCGCCACCAACGCGGGCGGCCTGCACTGCGTCAAGTACGGGGTCACCGGGGACGCCGTGCTCGGTCTCGACGTGGTGCTGGCGGACGGCACCCGGCTGCGGACGGGCCGGCGCACCGTCAAGGGCGTGGCCGGCTACGACCTCACCTCGCTCCTCACCGGCTCGGAGGGCACCCTCGCCGTGGTGGTCGGCGCGACGCTCCGGCTGCTGCCGACGCCGACCCGCACCGGGACGGCCGCCGCGTACTTCGCCACCCCCGAGGCCGCGGCGGCGGCCTGCGCCGCCGTGCTCGACGCGGGAGTGCGCCCCAGCGTGCTGGAGTTCCTCGACGGCCGCACCCTGGAGGCGATCCACCGGCTGCGCGGCGGGCCGCGCCCGGACGGTCAGGCGTTCGTCCTGGCGCAGACCGACGGCTTCGCCGCCGACGCGGAGATCGCCGCCGTGCACGCGGTGCTGCGACGCACCGCCACCCGGGCCGAGTTCACCGAGGAGCCCGAGGCCGCCGAGGCGCTGCTGGCCACCCGCCGGCTGGCGCTGCCCGCCGTCGAGCGGCTCGGCCGGGTGCTGATCGAGGACATCGCGGTGCCGCGCTCCCGGCTCGCCGCAGCCGTTCGGTCCATCTCCGCGCTCGCGGAACGCACCGGCGTGCCGATCTTCACCTTCGCGCACGCCGGGGACGGCAACGTCCATCCCCTGGTGCTCGCCGAGGGCCAGGACGAGGAGGCGGTGCGGGAGACCGTCGACGAGATCTTCCGCCTCGCCCTGCGGCTCGGCGGCACCATCACCGGCGAGCACGGGGTGGGAACACTCAAAAGGGCCTGGCTCGAAGCGGAGTCGGGCGTCGAAGCGCTGCGCGTCCAGCGCCGGATCAAGGAGGCCCTCGACCCGCTGGGCATCCTCAACCCGGCCAAGGCCATCTGA